From the genome of Papaver somniferum cultivar HN1 chromosome 2, ASM357369v1, whole genome shotgun sequence, one region includes:
- the LOC113349542 gene encoding cytochrome P450 711A1-like — protein sequence MASSKYTLQSFVDMCLHLTNTPATPSFFYTFIVLMVVCFVMYLYAPYWEVRHVPGPPTIPLLGHLHLLSKYGPDVFTVLAKQYGPIFRFHMGRQPLIIIADAELCREVGIKKFRDITNRSIPSPISGSSLHKKGLFFTRDTKWSLMRNTIISMYQPSHLSSLIRKMQCVVESAAQNLPTSEHEDITFSDLSLKLATDVIGQAAFGFDFGLTKEPSLNGSNNVQNDVEVKDFIKQHMYSTTTLKMDLSGSFSIILGLICPILRHPFQQILKRVPGTTDCKVDQTNRKLMKRLDQIVEKRAKDKDRGSKDFLSLILNAREAEKGLKNVFTSDYISALAYEHLLAGSATTSFTLSSILYLVAAHPEVETNLTREIDSFGGHDLMPTTHDLQHKFPYLDQVVKEAMRFYTVSPLVAREASKQVEIGGYVLPKGTWIWLAIGVLAKHPKYFAEPNKFQPERFNPTCEEEIQRHPYAHIPFGIGPRQCIGIKFSIQEIKLALIHLYRRYSFQHSPNMENPLEFEYGIVLNFKYGVKLRVIRR from the exons ATGGCTTCATCGAAGTATACACTGCAAAGTTTTGTAGATATGTGTTTGCACTTAACAAATACACCCGCCACGCCGTCATTTTTCTACACCTTCATAGTATTGATGGTAGTTTGTTTTGTGATGTATTTATATGCACCTTATTGGGAAGTAAGACATGTACCTGGTCCTCCAACAATTCCACTACTTGGGCACCTTCATTTACTCTCCAAGTACGGTCCTGATGTCTTCACTGTCCTTGCCAAACAATATGGTCCAATTTTTAG GTTCCATATGGGTAGGCAGCCGTTGATAATTATTGCGGATGCGGAGTTGTGCAGAGAAGTTGGAATCAAGAAGTTCAGAGATATAACAAATAGGAGCATTCCTTCGCCAATTTCTGGATCCTCCCTCCACAAGAAGGGTCTTTTCTTTACCAG AGATACAAAGTGGTCTTTGATGAGAAATACCATAATTTCAATGTACCAGCCTTCACATCTCTCTAGTCTTATACGCAAAATGCAGTGTGTCGTAGAATCAGCAGCTCAAAATCTTCCTACTTCTGAGCATGAAGACATTACGTTCTCCGATCTCTCTTTGAAATTAGCTACCGATGTAATAGGTCAAGCTGCATTTGGGTTTGATTTTGGCCTCACGAAAGAACCATCACTCAATGGTTCTAACAATGTGCAAAACGATGTTGAAGTTAAGGATTTCATCAAGCAACATATGTATTCCACTACTACATTGAAAATGGATCTTTCAGGATCATTCTCGATCATACTTGGATTGATATGTCCTATTCTTAGACACCCATTTCAACAAATACTTAAAAGGGTTCCAGGAACAACTGACTGTAAAGTGGACCAAACTAATCGGAAGTTGATGAAAAGACTAGATCAAATTGTAGAGAAAAGAGCCAAAGATAAAGATCGGGGTTCAAAAGATTTCCTTTCACTTATATTGAATGCAAGGGAAGCAGAAAAGGGATTGAAAAATGTGTTTACTTCTGATTATATAAGCGCCCTTGCTTATGAACACTTACTTGCTGGATCTGCAACAACGTCATTCACGTTATCTTCAATACTTTATCTTGTTGCTGCTCATCCTGAAGTCGAGACGAACTTAACAAGAGAAATCGATAGTTTTGGTGGACATGATTTGATGCCAACAACTCATGACCTTCAACATAAGTTTCCTTATCTTGATCAG GTGGTGAAGGAGGCGATGAGGTTTTACACTGTATCTCCACTAGTTGCAAGAGAAGCATCAAAACAAGTAGAGATAGGAGGCTATGTCCTTCCAAAG GGTACATGGATATGGCTGGCAATTGGGGTCCTTGCCAAACACCCCAAGTATTTTGCAGAACCAAACAAGTTTCAACCAGAGAGGTTTAATCCTACTtgtgaagaagagatacaaagaCACCCATATGCCCACATCCCATTTGGAATTGGACCTCGACAATGTATTGGAATAAAATTTTCAATACAAGAGATTAAGTTGGCGTTGATTCATCTTTATCGTAGATACTCATTCCAGCATTCCCCAAATATGGAAAATCCTTTGGAGTTTGAGTACGGAATCGTACTCAACTTCAAGTATGGTGTCAAACTTAGAGTCAttagaagataa
- the LOC113349541 gene encoding protein ECERIFERUM 1-like, protein MASKPGILTEWPWTPLGRFKYIVLAPWVLDSISPLFFSGNNSSKWDLSYFLILPLCLWRMIHNQIRISFSRFKTSKSKNRIVGKPIEFEQVDRKSNWDDHIILSGILLYLVHSYMPGSSQLSIWRTDGIVMTALLHAGPVEFLYYWFHRALHHHFLYSRYHSHHHSSIVSEPSTSWTHPFWEWIGYYLLFAIPALSMIFTGTASIVSFGGYFTYVDFMNNMGHCNFEFIPTTFFTTFPLLKYIFYTPTYHALHHTQFRKNYSLFVPVCDYIYGTIHTSTDLVYETSLKRTEESPDVVHLTHPTTPDSIYHLRLGFASLASVPAYHNVFGYTFVLERNIFDDNVTKKVLKMQTWAIPRYSYHYKKEKQKGGINRLIEEAILDADKAGVKVISLGILNQVEELNDNDKVYIQRHPNLKIRVVDGSSLATALVLNTINNIPAAVYCKTEDNKTDQKLSLTVMIRGKLTKVACSIALALCQRGVQVVVSQQSSNNEFENLRSRLFGSLAPSCVNEHNNNNIHHNLIPSADYTSAHRGSILVWLVDDEFSEEDHINAPKGTIFIPYSQFPPWSNFKKMLTIQDAASNAFRKDCIYHSTPAMLIPPSLQNVHSCENWLPRRVMSAWRVAGILHALENWGDHECGKWLKNNQNVDVIEKVWSASLRHGFRPYYVHTPACNRTRTAA, encoded by the exons ATGGCTTCTAAACCAGGCATCCTTACTGAATGGCCATGGACTCCTCTTGGAAGGTTTAAG TATATAGTGTTGGCTCCATGGGTGTTGGATAGCATATCTCCATTGTTTTTCTCGGGAAATAACAGCAGCAAATGGGACTTGAGTTACTTCCTCATCCTCCCTTTGTGTTTGTGGAGAATGATTCACAACCAGATTCGGATAAGCTTTTCTCGTTTCAAAACATCCAAATCCAAGAACAGGATAGTCGGCAAGCCCATCGAATTTGAACAAGTTGACAGAAAAAGCAACTG GGATGATCACATCATACTTAGTGGGATTCTGTTATATTTGGTACATAGTTACATGCCGGGTTCTTCACAACTTTCCATCTGGAGAACTGATGGTATCGTCATGACCGCTCTACTTCATGCCGGTCCAGTAGAGTTCCTTTACTATTGGTTTCACAGAGCTTTGCACCACCATTTCCTCTACTCTCGCTACCATTCACACCATCACTCCTCGATTGTCAGTGAACCAAGTACTT CTTGGACACATCCGTTTTGGGAGTGGATCGGGTATTACCTGCTTTTTGCAATACCAGCTCTAAGTATGATTTTCACCGGCACTGCATCGATAGTATCTTTTGGTGGTTATTTCACTTACGTGGATTTTATGAACAACATGGGTCACTGCAACTTCGAATTTATCCCGACTACCTTCTTCACCACTTTTCCACTCCTCAAGTACATCTTCTACACTCCGAC ATACCATGCACTTCATCACACCCAGTTTCGAAAAAATTACTCTCTATTTGTGCCAGTGTGCGACTACATATATGGTACCATACACACATCAACTGACCTCGTTTATGAAACCTCACTCAAAAGGACGGAAGAGTCACCGGATGTTGTTCATCTAACTCATCCAACTACACCGGATTCGATCTACCATCTACGTCTAGGATTTGCCTCTCTAGCATCAGTACCTGCTTATCATAACG TGTTTGGTTACACTTTTGTACTTGAGAGAAACATATTTGATGACAATGTAACCAAAAAGGTTCTCAAAATGCAAACATGGGCAATACCAAGATATTCTTATCAT TACAAAAAGGAAAAGCAAAAAGGAGGAATAAACCGATTGATTGAGGAAGCAATACTTGATGCTGATAAGGCTGGTGTTAAGGTCATAAGCTTAGGGATCTTGAACCAG GTAGAAGAACTGAATGATAATGATAAAGTTTATATACAGAGGCATCCAAATTTGAAGATTAGAGTTGTTGACGGAAGTAGCTTAGCTACTGCTCTCGTGCTTAATACCATCAACAACATCCCAGCTGCTGTTTATTGTAAAACAGAAGATAATAAGACAGATCAAAAGTTGTCTTTGACTGTGATGATAAGGGGAAAACTGACAAAGGTGGCTTGTTCTATCGCCTTGGCCTTATGCCAAAGAGGAGTTCAAGTTGTGGTTTCCCAGCAAAGTTCTAATAATGAATTCGAGAATTTAAGATCAAGGTTATTTGGCTCACTGGCACCATCATGCGTAAATGAgcataacaacaataatattCATCATAATTTGATTCCATCGGCAGATTATACCAGTGCTCATCGCGGTAGTATTCTG GTGTGGTTGGTAGACGACGAGTTTAGCGAGGAGGATCATATAAATGCACCAAAAGGAACAATCTTCATACCATACTCACAGTTTCCTCCATGGTCCAACTTTAAGAAGATGTTGACAATCCAAGATGCTGCTTCAAATGCTTTCCGAAAGGATTGCATTTACCATAGTACACCGGCCATGTTGATCCCTCCATCTCTTCAGAACGTGCACTCTTGCGAG AACTGGTTGCCAAGAAGAGTAATGAGCGCATGGAGAGTTGCAGGAATATTGCATGCACTGGAGAATTGGGGAGATCATGAATGTGGAAAGTGGTTGAAGAACAATCAGAATGTAGACGTGATTGAAAAAGTGTGGTCTGCTAGTTTACGCCATGGTTTCCGCCCTTATTATGTTCACACTCCCGCCTGCAACCGTACCCGCACCGCTGCTTAA